The proteins below are encoded in one region of Stieleria sp. JC731:
- a CDS encoding DUF4339 domain-containing protein gives MSAEWFFMASGWLRRARRVGPITETDLLARIDKGEISPETLVQSVKTRNKWVPMNKIKPAMERWRRAHPEKTEKQRAT, from the coding sequence ATGTCGGCAGAATGGTTTTTTATGGCCAGCGGTTGGCTGCGGAGAGCACGGCGTGTCGGACCGATTACGGAGACCGACCTATTGGCCCGAATCGACAAAGGAGAAATCTCTCCAGAAACCTTGGTTCAAAGCGTTAAAACGCGAAACAAGTGGGTGCCAATGAATAAGATAAAGCCTGCGATGGAGCGTTGGCGTCGCGCCCATCCCGAGAAAACGGAAAAGCAAAGGGCAACCTAG
- a CDS encoding DUF4129 domain-containing protein, translated as MSRRPELADYAAIGVGPVLIFLMISSLATYFVMLLSGGRYDGNLSYLIMMFTMGAVACARIVIEFDRNYAAVYTFGLGAAMFLVTFRFLGSPLFSLGLIVLIFYLADRIVHDCTLIDEKVDASGEGLIDRGLDELQTMRYGAKEDADDRPQSERQQRRKRSHQPGRTVFLLALAALPLFGFGQFMLKDHPRTWQNAQLLLGLYLFSSLSLLVTTSFLNLRRYLRQRDVDMPGDVTIAWLAGGIGLIAALLLLSYLIPLPGSMLASVSVPEFLSPEPTTASRYGWGDEAADKSASKDDAETGAEQSEQGKQQKGQGDNQNEPTESGGSRASDNENANKGDNQNSKQTTSGESKSKDSQSQSASQSDKSSSDDSKNKSEDAKSSQSKNKSNDDAEQSSSQQSDMEQSNQPKPSSEGQEDEQQGDQSEPASKQESREDESIPPDSLDQSDIKRESQQDRPEENRQSESSTAESSAASSISSMLRNLGSILKFLIIIGLVFVVAFYLYRIREQLLKWLQGLFGDREANLPSAETPQATAKSDPPRPFSSFQNPIGAGADPRRIIVVTFQAFEAWAREGGFVRRQDETPAEFITRLNLLSRQQQQAQQLFASTGPAADRLGKAYDRIVYGKGSASRQDVEAAERLWDRMSRREVVVG; from the coding sequence TTGTCACGGCGTCCGGAACTGGCCGACTACGCGGCTATCGGTGTCGGCCCGGTGTTGATCTTCTTGATGATCAGCAGTTTGGCAACGTACTTCGTCATGTTGCTCAGTGGCGGTCGGTACGATGGCAACCTCTCTTATTTGATCATGATGTTTACGATGGGCGCCGTCGCGTGTGCTCGTATCGTCATCGAATTTGATCGCAACTACGCTGCTGTCTATACGTTCGGTCTCGGCGCAGCAATGTTCTTGGTGACATTTCGCTTTCTTGGGTCGCCGCTCTTTTCGCTGGGACTGATTGTTCTGATCTTTTATCTAGCAGACCGAATCGTTCACGATTGCACGTTGATCGATGAGAAGGTTGATGCTAGTGGTGAAGGCTTGATTGACCGCGGTTTGGATGAACTACAGACCATGCGTTATGGGGCAAAGGAAGACGCTGATGATCGTCCTCAATCGGAGCGACAGCAGAGGCGAAAGCGATCGCATCAACCCGGACGCACCGTATTTCTGTTGGCGCTTGCCGCGTTGCCACTATTCGGCTTCGGCCAGTTCATGTTGAAGGACCACCCCAGGACTTGGCAGAACGCTCAGTTGCTGCTGGGGCTGTACCTGTTTTCAAGTTTGTCTCTGTTGGTCACGACCAGTTTTCTGAACCTGCGACGGTACCTTCGCCAACGTGATGTGGACATGCCTGGCGACGTCACGATCGCTTGGCTGGCCGGAGGGATTGGGTTGATCGCCGCTCTGTTGTTGCTGTCGTACCTGATTCCGCTGCCGGGATCGATGTTGGCAAGTGTTTCGGTGCCGGAGTTTTTGAGTCCAGAGCCCACTACTGCTAGTCGGTATGGCTGGGGCGACGAGGCCGCTGACAAGAGTGCAAGCAAGGATGATGCTGAAACGGGCGCTGAGCAATCCGAACAAGGCAAACAACAGAAAGGCCAAGGCGACAACCAGAACGAGCCGACCGAATCAGGTGGCAGTCGCGCATCGGACAATGAGAACGCAAACAAAGGCGACAATCAGAATTCAAAGCAGACAACGTCGGGGGAAAGCAAGTCGAAGGATTCGCAATCACAGTCGGCATCGCAATCGGATAAGTCATCCAGTGATGATTCAAAAAACAAATCCGAAGACGCAAAATCCAGTCAATCAAAAAACAAATCAAACGACGATGCGGAGCAATCAAGTTCGCAGCAGTCGGACATGGAACAGTCGAACCAGCCGAAACCCTCCAGCGAAGGACAGGAAGACGAACAACAAGGGGATCAATCCGAGCCAGCTTCCAAACAGGAATCGAGAGAAGATGAATCGATCCCTCCCGATTCACTCGATCAATCGGACATCAAACGTGAATCACAACAGGATCGCCCAGAAGAGAATCGACAGTCCGAATCATCAACCGCTGAGTCGTCGGCGGCTTCATCCATTTCTTCGATGCTCCGCAACTTGGGATCGATACTGAAGTTCCTGATAATCATCGGACTTGTCTTCGTGGTCGCGTTCTATCTGTACAGAATTCGTGAGCAGCTTTTGAAATGGTTGCAGGGGCTGTTCGGCGATCGGGAAGCGAACTTGCCCTCGGCTGAAACACCCCAAGCGACCGCGAAGTCGGATCCGCCACGTCCCTTTTCTTCGTTTCAAAATCCGATCGGTGCCGGCGCGGACCCGCGACGAATTATCGTGGTCACGTTCCAGGCGTTTGAGGCTTGGGCGCGCGAAGGCGGATTCGTGAGGCGTCAGGACGAAACGCCTGCAGAGTTCATCACGCGACTGAATCTGCTTTCGCGTCAGCAACAGCAGGCTCAGCAACTTTTCGCGTCGACGGGCCCAGCCGCCGATCGGCTTGGAAAGGCATACGACCGGATCGTATATGGCAAGGGCAGTGCGAGTCGCCAAGATGTCGAAGCGGCTGAACGGCTATGGGATCGGATGTCCCGCCGTGAGGTGGTGGTGGGATGA
- a CDS encoding exonuclease domain-containing protein: protein MSFRANFTAIDFETANRRQDSACQLAAVVVRDGQIVRERMWMIRPQPFFFSAINIGIHGIRPGDVEHEPDFGEHWADISEFVGDDCLIAHNAMFDVGVLKACLERHECEIPSLSFSCTRLIARQAWPDRQRFGLKPLSNWLGVEFRHHDALEDSRACAQVLLAAGVSSGAESLDDLEKRLRISRGKFGNWGIKNAKRIDGRRSGSTKSSPKRALPKGIASRQLRRGTVRPLRFPANPFDEQAMMRESSPDYQSPSNRSSGQSPKASSGDVAGSVSSSAAVPAAFDHVDWQRVAIRCEFIQPLRGRQVFFVGELQSMSQTQAKELTKRAGGELHDQQSETVNCVIVGRTSTFDRSGHQGEIEILSEDDFLKRLGV, encoded by the coding sequence ATGAGTTTTCGTGCCAACTTCACAGCCATCGATTTCGAAACGGCCAACCGCCGACAGGATAGCGCCTGCCAATTGGCTGCCGTGGTGGTACGAGATGGGCAGATCGTTCGCGAAAGGATGTGGATGATTCGTCCGCAGCCGTTCTTCTTCTCCGCCATTAATATCGGCATCCACGGAATTCGTCCTGGCGATGTGGAGCACGAACCCGATTTTGGCGAGCATTGGGCTGACATCTCCGAATTTGTTGGGGACGATTGCTTGATTGCGCACAACGCGATGTTTGACGTGGGTGTTCTGAAAGCTTGTTTAGAGCGACATGAATGTGAAATTCCCAGCCTGTCGTTTTCTTGTACCCGTTTGATCGCGCGGCAGGCTTGGCCTGACCGGCAGCGTTTTGGACTGAAGCCACTATCGAATTGGTTGGGTGTGGAGTTCCGTCACCATGACGCGTTGGAAGACTCCCGTGCTTGTGCCCAGGTTTTACTTGCCGCAGGTGTGTCGTCCGGTGCAGAGTCGCTGGACGATTTAGAAAAGCGATTGCGAATCAGTCGAGGGAAGTTCGGAAACTGGGGGATCAAAAACGCCAAACGTATCGATGGAAGACGATCAGGTTCCACGAAGTCTTCACCCAAACGAGCGTTACCCAAAGGCATCGCCAGTCGCCAGCTGCGACGCGGCACCGTTCGACCATTGCGGTTTCCTGCCAATCCATTTGATGAGCAGGCCATGATGCGAGAGTCATCGCCTGATTATCAATCGCCAAGCAATCGGTCATCTGGCCAGTCGCCGAAAGCAAGTTCAGGCGATGTAGCGGGTTCAGTTTCCAGCTCCGCAGCCGTTCCCGCAGCGTTCGATCATGTCGATTGGCAAAGGGTCGCGATCCGGTGCGAATTCATTCAGCCTCTGCGTGGCCGACAGGTCTTTTTTGTTGGTGAGCTTCAATCGATGTCGCAGACCCAGGCAAAGGAACTTACCAAGCGAGCAGGTGGTGAGCTTCACGATCAACAATCTGAAACGGTCAATTGTGTGATCGTTGGCCGAACGTCAACTTTCGATCGCAGCGGTCACCAAGGTGAAATCGAAATTTTATCTGAAGATGATTTTCTAAAGCGGCTCGGCGTCTGA
- a CDS encoding heme-dependent oxidative N-demethylase subunit alpha family protein: MIEIFPLKRSTFEHQFGIAALTPDQAIFGTNANYLDEIAQRNRLIGGPHRDDYFIDIDHESIDPILKWAIDRSDHLQQTDSLLVNSFTGSTQSVSHDASPCVRWEWLHKNIQEDLVVLSPRDAFETLGGCVCFPSGWSLLEKQGKPLLDVHRDVPDFKTALWNPTEKLFRRLKPGKTVWRSNWGIRPSDALDQSPRHSKMLSQSRDAINVQNALDRCYFRVEFQTLTSVPISDNANLRESESRVVFTIRTTQSQLCQLSTSQLQTLLGVIETCPAETLRYKGIEPMADAIKTAIEKRLNQPSDAEPL; encoded by the coding sequence ATGATTGAAATTTTCCCGCTGAAACGTTCCACATTCGAACATCAATTCGGAATCGCGGCCCTGACTCCGGACCAAGCAATCTTTGGTACGAACGCAAACTATCTCGACGAGATTGCCCAACGAAATCGATTGATCGGCGGCCCGCATCGCGATGACTACTTTATCGATATCGACCACGAAAGCATCGATCCGATTTTGAAATGGGCGATCGACCGAAGCGATCACTTGCAGCAAACCGATTCCTTGCTGGTCAATTCATTCACCGGTAGCACTCAATCCGTTTCGCACGACGCCTCACCTTGCGTACGTTGGGAATGGCTTCACAAAAACATTCAAGAAGATCTTGTTGTGCTGTCGCCGCGCGATGCGTTCGAAACACTCGGCGGTTGTGTGTGCTTTCCCAGTGGCTGGTCACTTCTCGAAAAACAGGGAAAGCCCCTTCTTGATGTCCATCGCGACGTCCCAGATTTCAAAACGGCTCTTTGGAATCCCACCGAGAAACTCTTTCGTCGTTTGAAACCGGGCAAAACCGTTTGGCGAAGCAATTGGGGAATCCGCCCCTCAGATGCCTTAGACCAGTCGCCTCGACATTCGAAGATGCTGAGTCAATCGCGTGATGCGATCAACGTTCAAAACGCTTTGGATCGGTGCTATTTCCGAGTTGAGTTTCAGACGTTGACAAGTGTGCCCATCAGCGACAACGCCAACTTACGTGAATCCGAGTCGCGTGTCGTTTTTACCATCCGTACGACGCAAAGCCAGTTGTGTCAGCTGTCAACTTCACAACTTCAAACGCTCTTGGGCGTGATCGAAACCTGTCCTGCGGAAACACTGCGATATAAAGGTATCGAGCCGATGGCTGATGCGATCAAAACGGCGATCGAAAAACGTCTGAATCAACCGTCAGACGCCGAGCCGCTTTAG
- a CDS encoding PSD1 and planctomycete cytochrome C domain-containing protein, giving the protein MTINWLPTKSRSAETFSVIAAIVLAASSSMAVAADGPPEVDFNRDVRPIFNEHCVACHGGVKQAGDLSFVYEDSVSYVVEPGDAEASSLIERVLLPDDDESRMPPPEHGRSLNEEEIKILRAWIDSGVKWGKHWAFETLQSQSLPKLENDSFSRNRMDRFVLAKMQEAGLAPSPDADAIRWLRRVSLELTGLPPTPQEAEAFATRAKQMGDVAYREAVDRLFASPGFGQRWASVWLDIIRYADSRGLGLDSRRNIWQYRDWVVRAFNADLPYDQFTIQQIAGDLLDDPSLEELLATACHRTTQTNEEGGTDDETFRTEAVMDRVSTTWQTWMGLSFGCVQCHSHPYDPIEHDEYYRFLAFFNNTVDTDLGSDEPTYAFPINPDEFDDALNLDRQIEQLDQQRWDQTLEAIANADQWSPWPVSEASTTNSSSVEATDIQGQSGYATVGTVAKNTKVVLEGKPQGKQTITALKFVGLPKDSQRAIAYPEWGYLISFFETTVVDSEGKETPVKFSQVVSDEPNPILDPNLSLNAKSRSGAGPYSRIHYPRETVFVLQQPLELSEDDGLKVTITFNGVETGAFPLVAHRGYLEVSSDTAWASWLEATEQLNQQLSELRAQRRNIRSTNTPVMSERPQKFSRPSFVFDRGNQMTKTDEVTPSTPAFLPEMESATPSRLDLARWIVDQNNPLTARVAVNRLWSRLFGTGLVLTEEDFGVAGERPTHPQLLDDLAYRFQTDMNWSVKSLLREILTSSTYRQSSVVTDEKLKADPSNQFLSRGPRTRLPAETIRDQALAISGLLSEQMEGPPVHPPIPSGIWNPFNSGDKWRTPESSDPDRYRRTVYTYIKRTIPYPIMASFDAPSREFCSVRRLPSNTPTQALMTLNDSTFVESAAALAERMRQFDGTLQEQIQHGFRLATCRRPSTDELDALIGLSRENSTDSDPNAFRSIATVLLNLDEVLCK; this is encoded by the coding sequence ATGACAATTAACTGGCTGCCTACAAAATCGCGATCCGCAGAAACGTTTTCCGTCATTGCCGCGATCGTCTTGGCGGCGTCAAGTTCGATGGCGGTGGCGGCGGATGGTCCACCTGAGGTCGACTTTAACCGGGACGTCCGTCCGATTTTCAATGAGCACTGCGTCGCGTGTCACGGTGGGGTCAAGCAAGCCGGTGACCTGAGCTTTGTCTACGAAGACAGCGTTTCCTACGTCGTCGAGCCTGGTGATGCCGAAGCATCATCATTGATCGAACGTGTGCTTTTGCCCGACGATGATGAATCTCGAATGCCGCCGCCAGAGCATGGGCGTTCGCTCAATGAAGAAGAAATCAAAATCCTTCGTGCATGGATCGATTCCGGCGTGAAATGGGGAAAGCACTGGGCATTTGAAACGCTACAGTCGCAATCATTGCCGAAGCTTGAAAACGACTCGTTCAGCCGAAACCGGATGGATCGCTTCGTTCTTGCCAAGATGCAGGAAGCCGGACTGGCACCCAGTCCAGACGCCGACGCGATTCGGTGGCTACGACGCGTGTCGCTTGAATTGACCGGTTTGCCTCCGACGCCACAAGAAGCGGAAGCTTTCGCGACACGCGCAAAACAGATGGGTGACGTTGCCTATCGAGAAGCTGTCGATCGCTTGTTCGCTTCGCCAGGCTTTGGTCAGCGTTGGGCAAGCGTTTGGTTGGACATCATCCGCTATGCCGACTCTCGCGGTTTGGGTTTGGATAGTCGCCGGAACATTTGGCAGTATCGTGATTGGGTGGTTCGGGCCTTCAATGCGGACTTGCCGTACGATCAATTTACCATTCAGCAAATAGCCGGGGATTTATTGGACGACCCCAGCCTTGAAGAACTGCTCGCAACCGCTTGTCATCGGACGACACAAACAAACGAAGAAGGCGGCACGGATGACGAGACGTTCCGCACCGAAGCGGTCATGGATCGGGTCAGTACGACTTGGCAAACTTGGATGGGGTTATCGTTCGGCTGCGTCCAGTGCCACTCGCATCCGTATGATCCGATCGAGCATGACGAGTACTATCGGTTCTTGGCATTCTTCAACAACACCGTAGATACTGATCTGGGAAGCGACGAACCGACCTATGCCTTTCCGATCAATCCGGACGAATTTGATGACGCGTTAAATTTGGATCGACAGATTGAACAGCTTGATCAACAGCGTTGGGATCAAACGCTTGAGGCTATCGCGAATGCCGATCAATGGAGTCCATGGCCGGTATCTGAAGCTTCAACAACGAACTCAAGCAGCGTTGAAGCCACAGATATTCAAGGGCAGTCAGGCTATGCAACTGTGGGCACCGTCGCCAAAAACACGAAAGTCGTATTGGAAGGCAAGCCGCAAGGAAAGCAAACCATCACGGCGCTAAAATTCGTCGGGCTGCCAAAGGATTCACAGCGTGCGATCGCGTATCCAGAATGGGGCTACTTGATCAGCTTTTTTGAAACCACTGTGGTCGACTCGGAAGGGAAGGAAACTCCCGTCAAGTTCTCTCAAGTAGTTTCTGATGAGCCCAATCCGATCTTGGACCCAAACCTGAGTTTGAATGCCAAATCTCGAAGCGGCGCCGGACCTTACTCGCGTATCCACTATCCTCGCGAAACAGTCTTTGTCCTGCAGCAGCCTCTGGAATTGTCCGAAGATGACGGGCTGAAGGTGACGATCACATTCAATGGTGTCGAAACCGGAGCATTTCCGCTGGTTGCACATCGTGGCTATCTCGAAGTCAGTAGCGATACGGCTTGGGCGAGTTGGTTGGAAGCTACAGAGCAGCTAAACCAGCAGCTCTCTGAATTGCGAGCACAACGTCGAAACATTCGTTCGACCAACACTCCGGTAATGTCCGAACGACCGCAGAAATTCTCGCGACCGTCATTTGTTTTTGATCGTGGAAACCAGATGACAAAGACAGATGAAGTCACGCCCTCGACTCCTGCGTTTCTGCCAGAAATGGAATCAGCGACGCCAAGTCGACTAGATTTGGCCCGTTGGATTGTCGACCAAAACAATCCTCTGACGGCGCGTGTCGCGGTCAATCGATTGTGGTCGCGGCTGTTTGGTACCGGGCTTGTTCTGACCGAGGAAGATTTCGGTGTTGCCGGCGAAAGGCCGACTCATCCGCAGTTGCTCGATGACCTGGCCTACCGATTTCAGACTGACATGAACTGGAGTGTCAAATCGTTGCTGCGAGAGATCCTAACCAGTTCGACCTATCGCCAGTCGTCGGTGGTGACAGACGAAAAATTGAAAGCCGATCCCTCGAATCAGTTTCTTTCACGTGGACCGCGGACACGCTTGCCTGCAGAAACCATTCGTGATCAGGCACTCGCGATTTCCGGATTGCTGAGCGAACAGATGGAGGGCCCTCCCGTCCATCCGCCGATTCCGAGTGGGATTTGGAACCCGTTTAATTCCGGTGATAAATGGCGTACCCCTGAATCGTCAGACCCCGATCGATATCGTCGCACCGTCTACACCTATATCAAGCGGACAATTCCTTACCCGATCATGGCGTCTTTCGATGCACCCTCGCGTGAGTTCTGTTCCGTACGGCGTTTGCCTTCCAACACGCCGACACAGGCACTGATGACATTGAACGATTCCACATTTGTCGAATCCGCAGCAGCGTTGGCTGAACGGATGCGACAGTTTGACGGCACGCTTCAAGAACAAATACAACACGGTTTCCGATTGGCAACTTGCCGTCGTCCATCGACTGATGAGCTGGACGCCCTTATCGGATTGAGTCGAGAGAACTCAACCGATTCAGACCCGAACGCATTTCGATCGATCGCGACCGTACTGCTGAACTTGGACGAGGTACTTTGCAAATGA